A genomic stretch from Dehalococcoidia bacterium includes:
- a CDS encoding lysylphosphatidylglycerol synthase transmembrane domain-containing protein, whose protein sequence is MIRIGYPGGPPRPGAGASLTSCPRAPASEPATFNRLHLFIGLLISAIALYLALRGVHWGEVGDAIGNADVGLLAAAWCVLVATLVVRAVRWRVLLFSVPRLKVWHLFGSLNAGYLMNNVLPFQVGELGRVYLLSELASISTTRSLSTVVVERLVDIMVLLLLLLLLAPFVPVPAGARAPAMLLGLAAVAA, encoded by the coding sequence ATAATAAGGATAGGATATCCGGGCGGGCCCCCGCGCCCTGGCGCGGGCGCCAGCCTTACTTCGTGCCCACGGGCGCCGGCATCGGAGCCAGCCACGTTCAACCGCCTCCACCTCTTCATCGGCCTCCTGATCAGCGCAATAGCGCTGTACCTGGCGCTGCGTGGCGTCCACTGGGGCGAGGTCGGCGATGCTATCGGCAACGCGGACGTCGGCCTTCTGGCCGCCGCCTGGTGCGTGCTGGTCGCGACGCTCGTCGTGCGGGCCGTGCGCTGGCGGGTGCTCCTTTTCTCCGTGCCGCGGCTGAAGGTGTGGCACCTCTTCGGGTCGCTGAACGCCGGCTATCTGATGAACAACGTGCTGCCCTTCCAGGTCGGCGAGCTGGGCCGCGTCTACCTCCTGAGCGAGCTGGCTTCGATCTCGACGACGCGCTCGCTCTCGACCGTCGTGGTCGAGCGCCTGGTGGACATCATGGTGCTGCTCCTGCTCCTGTTGCTGCTGGCCCCCTTCGTCCCCGTGCCGGCGGGCGCGCGCGCGCCGGCGATGCTCCTGGGCCTGGCCGCCGTGGCCGCC